The following are encoded in a window of Candidatus Moraniibacteriota bacterium genomic DNA:
- the rfbB gene encoding dTDP-glucose 4,6-dehydratase, translating to MKLFVTGGCGFIGSNFIHYILEKYPQDEVINYDLLTYAGNPENLKNWKEDSRYSFIHGDICDKEKLILSMKNAHVDVIVHFAAESHVDRSITDATSFVKTNVLGTQTLLEVARILGIPRFHHVSTDEVFGALHLEEKAFDEKTPYNPRSPYSASKAGSDHFVRAYFETYGLPVTLSNCSNNYGPFHYPEKLIPLAITNVLNGKKIPLYGEGNQIRDWLYVKDHCRAINVIIRKGLIGETYCIGGGNQPTNKEIILLLLNILGFDEEMIEYVSDRPGHDFRYDMNYEKIKKDLQWEPSISLEEGLRETVRWYKENVSWWKNV from the coding sequence ATGAAATTATTTGTAACTGGTGGGTGTGGTTTTATTGGATCAAATTTTATTCATTACATTCTTGAAAAATATCCTCAAGATGAAGTTATAAATTATGATCTTTTGACGTATGCTGGAAATCCTGAAAATCTTAAAAATTGGAAGGAAGATTCTCGATATTCTTTTATTCATGGAGATATTTGTGATAAAGAGAAACTTATACTTTCAATGAAAAATGCTCATGTGGATGTGATTGTTCATTTCGCAGCAGAATCTCATGTGGACCGTTCTATTACAGATGCAACTTCTTTTGTAAAAACAAATGTATTAGGAACACAGACACTTCTTGAAGTTGCTCGAATATTGGGTATTCCTCGTTTTCATCATGTGTCTACTGATGAAGTTTTTGGAGCATTACATCTTGAGGAGAAAGCTTTTGATGAAAAAACTCCCTATAATCCAAGAAGTCCTTATTCAGCATCAAAGGCTGGATCGGATCATTTTGTGAGAGCTTATTTTGAGACATATGGATTACCTGTCACACTCTCAAATTGTTCTAATAATTACGGACCATTTCATTATCCAGAAAAACTTATTCCCTTGGCTATTACAAACGTTTTAAATGGAAAAAAAATTCCTCTTTATGGAGAAGGAAATCAAATTCGTGATTGGCTTTATGTGAAAGATCATTGTCGTGCCATTAATGTTATTATACGGAAAGGTTTGATTGGTGAAACGTATTGTATCGGAGGAGGAAATCAACCTACAAATAAAGAAATTATTTTGCTTTTATTAAATATTTTGGGCTTTGATGAAGAAATGATTGAATATGTATCTGATCGTCCTGGACATGATTTTCGCTATGATATGAATTATGAAAAAATAAAAAAAGATTTACAATGGGAGCCTTCCATTTCTCTCGAAGAAGGTTTGAGAGAAACCGTAAGGTGGTATAAAGAAAATGTTTCTTGGTGGAAGAATGTTTAA
- a CDS encoding DUF4012 domain-containing protein encodes MSKKYSLRFWIIFWTVSVIFLFCWYFFLEVKNNGFGMISRTAEFLPLSEEFKGDIEAVVSLADLLMVDDDVERTYLLLFQNYWELRPGGGFIGSFGVLKVKNGFVKDISVHDTANFDGRIPSIISPPFPMKETLGVDSWKLRDSNYSPDFPTNAENALMFYEMGKGEEKFNGVIGITTDVLLSALEITGPVEIEGFPGRYGTENAIELLQYQVEKGFVDQGIKRGDRKVMLNDLAKAVLAQLGDLDISKKIRLARVILDDLYSKDIQLYFKDSYLNKIIQERSWGGITDSSWKNDYLLLVDANLGALKSDRLIERKVSYSLDFTKERPRAVLSITYTHNGKTKDWKTGDYQSYLRIYVPEGSWLESTQGLVKDVQYGNEFGKKYFGTLVQVPLNSSKTFTFEYTLPSFLDGEFYNLKIQKQAGLKKVPYAIEIMDSTGKKEFHEIILDRDITLNESK; translated from the coding sequence ATGTCGAAAAAATATTCTTTAAGGTTCTGGATTATATTTTGGACGGTTTCGGTTATTTTTCTTTTTTGTTGGTATTTTTTCTTGGAAGTAAAAAATAATGGTTTTGGTATGATTTCTCGAACAGCGGAATTTCTTCCCTTGTCTGAAGAATTTAAGGGGGACATTGAAGCTGTTGTTTCCTTGGCGGATCTTCTTATGGTGGATGATGATGTTGAAAGAACGTACCTTCTCCTTTTTCAAAACTACTGGGAACTTCGACCAGGAGGGGGTTTTATTGGCTCTTTCGGTGTTTTAAAAGTGAAGAATGGTTTTGTAAAAGATATTTCCGTTCATGATACAGCGAATTTTGATGGAAGAATACCCTCGATAATTTCACCCCCTTTTCCAATGAAAGAGACTTTGGGAGTGGATTCTTGGAAACTTCGAGATTCTAATTATTCTCCTGATTTTCCAACAAATGCAGAGAATGCTCTTATGTTCTATGAGATGGGAAAGGGAGAAGAGAAATTTAATGGTGTTATTGGTATAACAACAGATGTTCTTTTGAGCGCTCTTGAAATTACTGGTCCAGTAGAAATAGAGGGCTTTCCTGGGAGATATGGAACGGAAAATGCTATTGAATTATTACAGTATCAAGTGGAAAAGGGATTTGTGGACCAGGGCATAAAAAGAGGCGATCGAAAAGTTATGCTTAATGATCTCGCTAAAGCTGTTTTGGCACAATTAGGAGATTTAGATATTTCTAAGAAAATTCGATTGGCAAGAGTGATTCTTGATGATTTATATAGCAAAGATATTCAACTTTATTTTAAAGATAGTTATTTGAATAAAATAATTCAAGAACGATCATGGGGCGGTATTACAGATTCTTCGTGGAAGAATGATTATCTCTTATTGGTAGATGCTAATTTAGGAGCTTTAAAAAGTGATAGACTTATAGAAAGAAAAGTTTCATATTCCCTGGATTTTACAAAGGAAAGACCTCGTGCTGTTCTTTCGATAACATATACGCACAATGGAAAAACAAAAGATTGGAAAACGGGTGACTACCAATCATATCTCCGTATCTATGTTCCAGAAGGGAGTTGGCTTGAATCAACTCAGGGACTTGTTAAAGATGTTCAGTATGGAAATGAATTTGGGAAAAAATATTTCGGAACACTTGTGCAAGTTCCTTTAAATTCTTCGAAAACTTTTACGTTCGAATATACTCTTCCGAGTTTCTTGGATGGAGAATTTTATAATCTCAAAATTCAAAAACAAGCAGGTCTTAAGAAAGTCCCTTACGCAATAGAAATTATGGATTCAACTGGAAAGAAAGAATTTCATGAAATAATTTTGGATAGAGATATTACTCTTAATGAAAGCAAATAA
- a CDS encoding glycosyltransferase → MKIVFLESTSQKMVTQPSFVHTIFFQKLLDDNHKVICLVDSIHREKFLLNEFSKKGSSFSVKCFPQSNSFFKNKLISCKRFLFLFSVKADIVDVCNDQFILGSLLLHIFRPSLVIIRRVNQSFLFKKKTFTMKKLYQMALSSSYGIIADSERSIRYVRKISQAKSILLPKGKSYEISETRIKEFFEKKKNIGLKQKSYIVCVSDFASHPDGLHSLLRSFEKLYATNRIANNTSLVVVTESLSQEQKTAAEILSLTQPLLLFFEDGKDRDVLLSQSIACVVEKCDSDFFFGSVEDAAGFGIPIVFLTEKTPSSFRGMALPYEGDMALFEKLAYVLNVPKNTIATFLTQSKLRIHRKFGFGRIAKRTISLYNETLILAKKMKKNKATQQVSYSKSVRQL, encoded by the coding sequence ATGAAGATTGTTTTTCTTGAATCGACTTCCCAAAAGATGGTTACACAACCATCTTTTGTTCATACAATTTTTTTTCAAAAATTATTGGATGATAATCATAAAGTAATTTGTCTCGTTGATTCTATACATCGAGAGAAATTTCTTTTGAATGAATTTTCAAAAAAAGGATCTTCTTTTTCTGTTAAATGTTTTCCACAATCCAATTCTTTCTTTAAAAATAAACTCATTTCATGTAAAAGATTCCTTTTTTTATTTTCTGTGAAAGCGGATATTGTAGATGTCTGTAATGATCAATTCATATTAGGATCTCTTTTACTTCATATTTTTCGACCATCTCTTGTGATTATTCGAAGAGTCAATCAAAGTTTTCTTTTTAAAAAGAAAACTTTTACGATGAAAAAGCTTTATCAAATGGCACTTTCTTCTAGCTATGGGATAATTGCAGATAGTGAAAGAAGCATTCGCTATGTGAGAAAAATATCACAAGCAAAGAGTATTTTGCTTCCAAAAGGAAAGTCATATGAAATTTCTGAAACTAGAATAAAAGAATTTTTTGAAAAGAAGAAGAATATCGGATTAAAGCAAAAGTCTTATATAGTATGTGTTTCAGATTTTGCTTCTCATCCGGATGGCCTTCATAGCCTTCTTCGATCCTTTGAAAAATTATATGCAACAAATAGAATTGCTAATAATACCTCGCTGGTTGTTGTGACGGAATCTTTATCTCAAGAACAAAAGACAGCTGCTGAAATTTTATCCCTTACACAACCTCTTCTTCTGTTTTTTGAAGATGGAAAAGACAGGGACGTTCTTTTATCCCAATCAATTGCTTGCGTTGTTGAAAAATGTGATTCTGATTTTTTCTTTGGTTCCGTTGAAGATGCTGCTGGTTTTGGTATCCCAATTGTTTTTTTGACAGAAAAGACTCCTTCTAGTTTTCGAGGAATGGCATTGCCCTATGAGGGAGATATGGCACTTTTTGAAAAACTCGCTTATGTCTTGAATGTTCCCAAAAATACGATTGCAACATTTCTGACACAATCAAAATTGCGTATTCATCGTAAATTTGGTTTTGGGCGCATTGCAAAAAGAACAATTTCTCTTTATAACGAAACTTTAATTTTGGCAAAAAAAATGAAAAAGAATAAGGCTACTCAGCAAGTTTCTTACTCAAAAAGTGTTCGTCAATTATAA
- the rfbC gene encoding dTDP-4-dehydrorhamnose 3,5-epimerase has protein sequence MGKKEIFIKGLLVFTPDIYKDERGFFFESFNSYRYQEEIGIHFSFVQDNVSQSNRGVIRGLHFQKKPHEQGKLVSVLFGRVWDVAVDIRPKSETFGKWFGLELSGENHKQFWIPPGFAHGFIALEDNTIFSYKCTDVYSPECEGSLLWNDPTIAISWPMEKNAVIISKKDAVSMTFKEFQRKIL, from the coding sequence ATGGGGAAAAAAGAAATATTTATTAAAGGTCTTTTGGTATTCACTCCTGATATCTATAAAGATGAAAGGGGTTTCTTTTTTGAGTCTTTTAACTCGTATCGCTATCAAGAAGAAATAGGTATCCATTTTTCTTTTGTTCAAGATAATGTTTCACAATCGAATCGGGGAGTTATTCGGGGTCTTCATTTTCAGAAAAAGCCCCACGAACAAGGGAAATTGGTAAGCGTTCTTTTTGGTCGAGTTTGGGATGTTGCTGTGGATATTCGACCAAAATCTGAAACGTTTGGAAAATGGTTTGGCTTGGAGCTTTCAGGAGAAAATCATAAACAATTTTGGATTCCACCTGGTTTCGCTCATGGTTTTATAGCATTGGAGGATAATACAATTTTTTCTTATAAATGTACTGATGTGTATAGTCCGGAATGCGAAGGAAGTCTTCTTTGGAATGACCCAACAATTGCTATTTCTTGGCCTATGGAAAAGAATGCAGTTATTATTTCTAAAAAAGATGCAGTAAGTATGACATTTAAGGAATTTCAAAGAAAAATACTATGA
- a CDS encoding acetate--CoA ligase family protein, which translates to MQEQIKKMFHPGSVAVIGASGEEGSVGNDVAKNIVEGLYEGDVFLVNPRIEELFGKKVYADVDDIAHTIDLAIIIVPAKIVATVLTQCGEKGIHSVIVISAGFRESGNIAREEELSDIAKKYNMALLGPNCLGILNPHIGLNASFAPLVPKKGNIAFLSQSGALCASVLDWAKEQGIGFSKFISTGNKTVLEERLLLEYLMNDEETDVIALYAEDLRQIDAFIEFMQTSGKKKPVIILKSGKTKEGSMASASHTGALAGNDETYDAIFRQSGILRVSGVEELFWAMKIFSLYDNTFEKGDVAVITNAGGPGVLATDALSEQGIIMAELSQETKNKLRESFPLAASVINPVDILGDAHADRYEKALEYILKDEAVYAVCVILTPQTMTAVKETAQVIIKKSKETNKIILPVFMGKNLVSEGVALLEKEGLYVAGNPNEAGFVLGLIEKRRQFLKKNAESDRVSGEYFSTQKINDSRLILSNFQQKNILELPEAYASPFLESLGFHMLRSKIVENAQEALSFAQEIGQKVVLKIVSPDILHKTDVGGVRVGIPIQDVVREFENMGEVVRMNAPYARIDGIMVMEMAPEKGLHMVVGAKRDKVLGSIIMVGLGGVYVEVFKDVSFGVLPIFRQDIIDMIHSLRSFPILEGARGGEILDKDSLIETVFRIAHIMEIFPEIREIDINPLLVCQKGEGSIIMDSRVVLTT; encoded by the coding sequence ATGCAAGAGCAAATAAAAAAAATGTTTCATCCTGGGTCAGTTGCTGTTATTGGTGCTTCTGGGGAAGAAGGAAGTGTGGGAAATGATGTAGCGAAAAATATTGTAGAAGGATTGTATGAAGGAGATGTTTTTTTGGTAAACCCAAGAATAGAAGAACTTTTTGGAAAAAAAGTATATGCAGACGTGGATGATATTGCACACACCATTGATCTTGCAATTATTATTGTTCCTGCAAAAATTGTGGCTACAGTACTCACTCAATGTGGCGAGAAAGGAATTCATTCTGTAATAGTTATTTCTGCTGGTTTTCGAGAGTCTGGAAATATTGCTCGAGAAGAAGAACTTTCAGATATTGCCAAAAAGTATAACATGGCACTTTTGGGACCTAATTGTTTAGGAATTCTTAATCCACATATTGGCCTTAATGCTTCTTTCGCACCACTTGTTCCTAAGAAGGGAAATATTGCATTTCTTTCACAGAGTGGTGCTTTATGCGCATCTGTTTTGGATTGGGCCAAAGAGCAAGGTATTGGTTTTTCTAAATTTATAAGTACGGGAAATAAGACTGTTTTAGAAGAACGTTTACTTTTGGAATATTTGATGAATGATGAAGAAACAGATGTTATTGCTCTTTATGCAGAAGATTTACGACAAATAGATGCGTTCATTGAATTTATGCAGACCTCGGGGAAGAAAAAGCCTGTTATTATTCTCAAATCAGGAAAGACGAAAGAAGGTTCAATGGCGAGTGCTTCTCATACAGGGGCGCTTGCAGGGAATGATGAAACGTATGATGCTATATTCCGACAATCAGGGATCCTTCGTGTTTCTGGAGTAGAAGAGCTTTTTTGGGCAATGAAAATCTTTTCTTTGTACGATAATACTTTCGAAAAGGGTGACGTCGCTGTGATAACAAATGCTGGAGGTCCTGGTGTGTTGGCAACGGATGCTCTTTCTGAACAGGGAATTATAATGGCAGAGCTCTCTCAAGAAACAAAAAATAAATTGCGAGAATCTTTTCCTCTAGCAGCAAGTGTTATAAATCCTGTTGATATTTTAGGAGACGCTCATGCTGATCGTTATGAAAAAGCACTTGAATATATTCTTAAAGATGAGGCTGTTTATGCAGTCTGTGTTATTTTAACTCCTCAAACAATGACAGCTGTAAAAGAAACAGCTCAAGTTATTATAAAAAAATCTAAAGAAACGAATAAAATTATCCTTCCTGTTTTTATGGGGAAAAATCTTGTTTCTGAAGGTGTGGCCTTGTTGGAAAAAGAAGGGCTTTATGTCGCTGGAAATCCAAATGAAGCGGGATTTGTTCTGGGCTTGATTGAAAAGAGAAGACAATTTCTTAAGAAGAATGCCGAGAGTGATCGTGTGAGTGGCGAATATTTTTCAACACAAAAAATAAATGACTCCCGATTAATTTTGAGTAATTTTCAACAAAAGAATATTTTGGAACTTCCCGAAGCGTATGCTAGTCCATTTTTAGAAAGTCTTGGTTTTCATATGCTACGATCTAAAATAGTAGAAAATGCGCAAGAGGCATTATCTTTTGCACAAGAGATTGGTCAGAAAGTTGTGTTGAAGATTGTTTCTCCCGATATTCTTCATAAAACAGATGTAGGAGGTGTTCGCGTAGGAATTCCGATTCAAGATGTCGTTCGTGAATTTGAAAATATGGGAGAAGTGGTCCGTATGAATGCACCTTATGCACGAATTGATGGTATTATGGTTATGGAAATGGCTCCAGAAAAAGGACTTCATATGGTAGTTGGAGCAAAGCGTGATAAAGTTCTTGGATCAATTATTATGGTTGGTCTTGGAGGTGTTTATGTGGAGGTTTTTAAAGATGTTTCTTTTGGGGTTTTGCCTATTTTTAGGCAAGATATTATTGATATGATTCATTCTTTACGATCTTTTCCTATTCTGGAAGGTGCTCGAGGAGGAGAAATTTTAGATAAGGATTCTCTTATAGAAACAGTTTTCCGAATCGCTCATATAATGGAGATATTTCCTGAAATAAGAGAGATTGATATTAATCCTCTTCTGGTTTGTCAGAAAGGAGAGGGATCTATAATTATGGATTCCCGGGTGGTTTTGACAACATAA